One genomic window of bacterium includes the following:
- a CDS encoding ATP-dependent Clp protease ATP-binding subunit: MFQFNLLDLFSDRAKEAIQNAAKYALDFRMPFIDTEHLLLGICSDDVVDRVLNDLGTSSEAIRNRIEPSLTPGNATNANQIEISPRAKQVLELAIQNARNLNHRYVGPEHILIGLLEENEGLAAQVLKSFGLNLPEVRNAVEKIVGAEELKKKEVSETPTIDKYSRDLTALAKAGKIDPVIGRSKEVTRVIQILSRRKKNNPVLIGDPGVGKTAIAEGLALRISSGNVPEVLLDKRVMALDLGMLVAGAKFRGEFEERAMKILQEVQRAKGKIILFIDELHTVVGAGDKEGGLDLSNIMKPPLARGELQMIGATTIDEYRKYIEKDGALERRFQPVQVDEPTIEETIAILRGIKDKYESHHKIEITDEAIVAAAEFAEKYIQDRFMPDKAIDLIDEAASKVRLEKMVKPEDLKKVEHEIGKMEQERESLTVSQKFEEAAALKLEIDEKQKEIEKLTQEWMKVRGTGTPKLTEDDIAEVCSMITKIPVSRLKLDEKLKLINLESDIHKRLIGQNEAVQAVASAIRRARAGLKSPSRPIASFLFLGPTGVGKTELAKSVAAEVFGSDENIIRIDMSEFSEKFTSSKLIGAPPGYVGYDEGGQLTEKVRRNPYSLILLDEIEKADNEIFNTLLQILEDGRLTDGKGRTVSFKNTIIIATSNLGSEIIQDYYKFGKVSNALGFKVNEDTDNIEAKKSKVTKNDNPKSTWDFVVQEVREDIDKFFKPEFINRLDGIIIFKPLAKDEVQQIVRLELDKVVKNLVSQHFDMKYDEKVIEQLLEDGFSEEFGAREIRRVIQREVEDKIAEGILQDENDFEVKVGKGKLKIKKI, from the coding sequence ATGTTTCAATTCAATTTACTAGACCTTTTCTCAGATAGGGCAAAAGAAGCAATTCAAAACGCAGCCAAATACGCACTTGACTTTAGAATGCCATTTATAGATACAGAACATCTGTTGTTGGGAATTTGTAGTGATGATGTTGTAGATAGAGTATTGAATGATTTAGGAACATCATCTGAAGCTATAAGAAACCGAATAGAACCAAGCCTGACTCCTGGCAATGCAACGAATGCAAATCAAATTGAGATTTCACCTCGTGCAAAACAGGTTTTGGAACTTGCTATACAAAATGCAAGAAACTTGAATCATAGGTATGTAGGACCCGAACATATTTTGATAGGATTGCTTGAAGAAAATGAGGGGTTGGCTGCACAAGTCTTGAAGTCTTTTGGACTAAACCTTCCTGAAGTTCGAAACGCAGTAGAAAAAATAGTTGGAGCTGAAGAACTAAAGAAAAAAGAAGTTAGTGAAACGCCCACAATTGACAAGTATAGCCGTGATCTTACAGCACTTGCAAAGGCAGGGAAAATTGATCCAGTTATAGGAAGAAGCAAGGAAGTCACTAGAGTTATACAAATTCTTAGTAGAAGAAAAAAAAATAATCCGGTTTTGATTGGTGATCCTGGTGTGGGAAAAACTGCAATTGCTGAAGGTTTGGCACTTAGGATTTCTAGTGGAAATGTTCCTGAAGTCTTACTTGACAAAAGGGTTATGGCGCTTGATCTCGGGATGCTTGTTGCTGGTGCTAAGTTTCGAGGTGAATTTGAAGAAAGAGCGATGAAGATTCTTCAAGAAGTTCAGAGAGCAAAGGGAAAAATTATTTTATTTATCGACGAGCTTCATACAGTTGTTGGGGCAGGTGACAAAGAAGGTGGACTTGACCTAAGCAATATAATGAAACCACCATTAGCTAGGGGTGAGCTTCAGATGATTGGTGCAACGACGATTGATGAATATAGAAAATATATAGAAAAAGACGGAGCCTTGGAAAGAAGATTTCAACCAGTTCAAGTTGATGAACCAACAATTGAAGAAACTATAGCGATTTTGCGAGGAATCAAAGACAAGTATGAATCCCATCACAAAATTGAAATTACTGATGAAGCTATAGTTGCTGCTGCTGAATTTGCTGAGAAATATATTCAGGACAGGTTTATGCCGGATAAAGCAATTGATCTTATCGATGAAGCTGCAAGTAAAGTTAGGTTAGAAAAAATGGTAAAGCCTGAAGATTTGAAGAAGGTTGAACATGAGATAGGAAAAATGGAACAAGAAAGAGAAAGTCTTACAGTTTCCCAAAAGTTTGAAGAAGCAGCCGCTTTGAAATTGGAAATAGATGAAAAGCAAAAAGAGATTGAAAAATTGACACAAGAATGGATGAAAGTTCGAGGAACTGGAACTCCAAAATTAACTGAAGATGATATAGCTGAAGTTTGCTCAATGATCACAAAAATTCCAGTTAGTAGACTTAAACTTGACGAAAAGTTGAAACTAATTAATTTAGAATCAGATATTCACAAAAGATTGATAGGTCAAAACGAAGCTGTTCAAGCTGTCGCAAGTGCTATTCGTAGAGCCAGAGCTGGTTTGAAAAGTCCAAGTAGGCCAATTGCTAGTTTTCTATTTCTTGGCCCAACTGGGGTAGGTAAAACAGAACTTGCAAAATCAGTCGCTGCTGAAGTATTTGGAAGTGATGAAAATATAATCAGAATTGACATGAGTGAATTTAGTGAAAAATTCACTTCAAGCAAACTAATTGGAGCTCCTCCAGGTTATGTTGGTTATGATGAAGGTGGACAATTAACTGAAAAAGTTCGTAGAAATCCTTATAGTTTGATCTTACTTGACGAAATAGAAAAGGCAGATAATGAAATCTTCAATACTTTACTTCAGATTCTTGAAGATGGAAGATTGACTGACGGAAAAGGTAGAACAGTTAGTTTCAAAAATACTATAATTATTGCAACAAGCAACTTAGGTTCTGAAATTATTCAAGATTATTATAAATTTGGGAAAGTAAGTAATGCATTGGGTTTCAAAGTTAATGAAGATACGGACAATATCGAAGCGAAAAAAAGTAAAGTTACAAAAAATGATAACCCTAAATCAACTTGGGATTTTGTAGTCCAAGAAGTCAGAGAAGACATAGACAAATTTTTCAAACCAGAATTTATAAACAGACTTGATGGGATAATTATTTTCAAGCCACTTGCAAAAGATGAAGTACAACAAATAGTTAGGCTAGAACTCGACAAAGTAGTCAAAAACTTAGTATCTCAACATTTTGATATGAAATACGATGAAAAAGTCATCGAACAACTATTGGAAGATGGATTTAGTGAGGAATTTGGAGCAAGGGAAATAAGAAGAGTAATTCAAAGAGAAGTAGAAGATAAAATCGCAGAAGGGATTTTGCAAGATGAAAATGACTTTGAAGTGAAAGTTGGAAAAGGCAAGCTAAAAATTAAAAAGATATAA